The Paraburkholderia dioscoreae DNA window CATCGACGAGACGGGCGCGGGCGCTCATATTGTTTTCGATGGCGAGGCGCATCACGTCCACCGCCGTGCGCATGCCCTCGGTAGGAAAGCCCCTCGGCGAGCGCAGACGAACGCGGTGCCTGCCGAGCGTGAGCCAGTCAGAATCGAATTCCATAGATCCTCCTGCCAGAAATGTCCGCGATATCTGGGCGGAGGATAGGGTTTCAGAACGCTTTTTCAAGAGCGAAAAAATTTTTGGCGCCGCCCTTGAAATCCGTGCAGCAACGTCTATTTTGTATTTCGCTCAGGCAGCCGCACGGTCCCGTATCGTGCGCTGCGTGTTTCGATTTGTTTGCCGCGGTGGGGCAGGCGGACTGGAGCGCGTAGGCCCGTTCGCATCCTCGCCGCATTTACCGGGGAAACGACCATGAGTGATCTCTACTTCACGACCGACCTGTTCAGCCAGTTCGATCGTCTGCATCAGCAGATGGCAACGCTGTTCGGCGGCTATCCTTCCAGCATCCGTTCGGACCGCCTGTCGGCGTTTCCGCAAATCAACATCGGTACGACCGACGACACTATCGACATAGTCGCGTTCGCTCCGGGCATCGATCCGAAGCAACTGGAGGTCTCGATCGACAAGGGCCTCCTCACCATCGCCGGCGAACGCGCTGCCGTGACGCCGGATGCGTCGGATGAGGCGGCACGTCATTACGCGCGGGAACGCTTCAGCGGTGCATTTCGCCGCGTCATCGAGTTACCGCAGCACGCTGATCCCGACAAGGTCGAGGCCCGCTATGTGAACGGTTGCCTCTGCATCACGGTCGGCAAGCGCGAGTCTTCCCGACCCCGCGCGATCACCGTGCAGTAACAGGACAGACGAAAAGGAGCCAATCATGAACGACACTACGCAACTCGCTCGCCGTGACTCGAACTCCATCAATCGTGCGGAGCCTGAACGAACGGAACAGCGCGTGACGCTCAGCCCGGCAGTCGACGTGATCGAAAACGCGCACGGCGTGACACTGTGGGCCGATCTGCCCGGCGTGCCCAGAGAGAATCTCGAGATCAGGGTGCAGGACGGCAATCTGCGTATCGAAGCATCCGCCAACATACCGACGCGGGAAGGGCTGCGTCTGCAGCACGCGGAGGTTCGCGTGCCGCACTTCGCGCGGTCGTTTACGCTCGGACCGGAGTTCGATACGTCGAAGATCGAGGCGAAGCTCCAGGACGGCGTGCTGAAGCTGTCGATTCCACGGCGCGAAGAGGCGCGGCCGCGACGCATCGAGGTGGCCGTCGATTAACGTCGATTAATGTCGGCTCACGTCGGCAACGTAGGTTGACGCGCGGGCTGTCGCGGAGGACAAGGCCGGTGCATTGGCGCGAGTCCTCCGCACGCAGCATCATGCGCACGACAGCTTTGCCGGGCCGCTAAACGTCGATCAGCTTGCGCAGGCCTTCGCCGGCAAGAGGGAGGTCGCGCAGGCGCTTGCCGGTGGCATCGAATAGCGCATTGCCGAGCGCACCCGCGGTCGGCCCCATCGACGCTTCCGCCGCGCCGAGAAACGGCGCACCCGGCTGATCGATCAGATGCACGTTGACGCTGCGCGGCACCGCGGAGAAGCGCAGGATCGGATAGCTGCTCCAGTCGAAGCTGCGAATTCTCTTCGTATCGAACTGCAACTGTTCATACAGCGTCCAGCTTGCCGACTGAATCACGCCACCCTCGATCTGATTGCGGATGCCGTCGGGGTTGACGATCTGTCCTGAATCCACTGCGGCCTCAGCGTGTTCGAGAATCACCTGGCCGGTTTCCGGCACGACGGACACCTCGACGGCGATCGCGACATAAGCCATCAGGTTCTTGTATTTGGCGAATGCAAAGCCCACGCCGTGATTGCGCTTGCGCGGCGCACGCGGCCAGCCGAATTTCGCGGCGGCGAGTTGAATCACGTCGCGGGCGCGCGGGTCCTGCATGTGCTTCAGCCGGAACGCCACGGGGTCGATGCCGGCCGCGGCGGCCAACTCGTCCATGAACATCTCGATCGTGAAGACGTTCATGTGTGCGCCGAGCGAGCGCATTGCCGAGGTATGCAGCGGCATGGTCGGCGAGAAGTTGTTCACCACGTGCAGGTTCGGCAACGCGTAGAGCGGAATAGCGTTGCGATCGCCGCCGCCTTCGGGCTGCACCATCGGGACAGAAAGCGCCGGGACGAACGGCTTTTCCAGCCACTGCGCCGGAATCAGCCGGCCGGCGTTGACGATACGCTCGTTGTGCGAACTGCTCCACAGCGCGTAGTTCCAGTCGACGATGCTGCCGCTCGCGTCGAGCGAAGCACTGACTTCGGTCACCATCGCGGGCGTGTAGTGGTCCCAGGTCTGTTCCTGCTCACGCATCCATTGCACGCGCACCGGCTGACCGTCCATTTCGCGCGCGATCAACGCGGCGTGCGCGGCTACGTCGTCGGCGCCGTTGTGGCCGTAGCAGCCCGATCCTTCGACATGAATGCAGCGGACTTTGTCTTTCGGCATCGAGAGCATTTCGGCGAGCCCGTCGCGCAACGGGTAGACACCTTGCGAATGGGTCCAGACGGTCATCGCGCCGTCCTTGAACAGAGCGACCGCGCAGGACGGTCCGATCGAGCCGTGCAGCATGTAGCGTTTGGTGTATTTCGCGCCGAGCGTTTTGACAGCCGCGCCGGCGGCGGCGTGCGTGTTGGCGATCTCGATGTGTTGGGTGGCAATCGCCTTCAGATCGCGGTGTACGGTGGCGGGATCGGGCAGCTCGCGTCCGGGCGTCCACTGGCTTCCTGCGGCGAGCGCGCGTTGCGCCTGCACGGCTTGCCATTCGCCTTTCGCGACCACGGCCAGCATGCTGCCGTTTCTGACCACCTTGACGACGCCCGGCATCTTCAGAATCACGGGCGTGTTCGTCTGCAGAAGCCGCGCTTCGTAGACGGGCGGCATGACCACGCGGGCGTGCAGCATGCCCGGCATCGTCAGGTCCTGGACATAACTCACGCCGCCGGTCACCTTGCGGGGAATATCCACGCGCGGCAACGACGTGCCGATCACGGCGAACGTGGCGGGGTTCTTCAGCGGCGAGACGGGCAAGGCCATGCGATGCAGGTCGACCAGGCCGACCGCTTCGCCGTAGGTCATGCTGCGGCCGTCCGGCGCCTTGATCACCGCATTGCGCGCGCTCAGCACGCTGCCGGCAACACCGAAGTGCTGGGCGGCGGCATCGACCAGCAGCCCCCGCACCTGAGCCGACGCGTTCAGCAACGCGCTGCCGCTGTCGGCGATCGTGTGGCTGCCCGCTGTGAGTCCTTCGTCGGGCGACGCGCCTGTGTCCGCGGTCAGGAACGTGATGAGCGAGGGCGCCATGTCCAGTTCTTCCGCGGCGATCTGCAAAAGCGCGGTGCGCACGCCGGTGCCCAGTTCCACCTTGCCGGTGTAGACGGTCACCTTGCCCGCCCGATCGATTCTGATCCACGAATCGAGGTACGGGTTGGTCTTCAGGCTGCCGGCGAGCGCTTGCGTTTCCTTGCCGACATGCACGGCGGCGCCTTCGTCCGCGATGAC harbors:
- a CDS encoding Hsp20/alpha crystallin family protein, producing the protein MSDLYFTTDLFSQFDRLHQQMATLFGGYPSSIRSDRLSAFPQINIGTTDDTIDIVAFAPGIDPKQLEVSIDKGLLTIAGERAAVTPDASDEAARHYARERFSGAFRRVIELPQHADPDKVEARYVNGCLCITVGKRESSRPRAITVQ
- a CDS encoding Hsp20/alpha crystallin family protein, with the protein product MNDTTQLARRDSNSINRAEPERTEQRVTLSPAVDVIENAHGVTLWADLPGVPRENLEIRVQDGNLRIEASANIPTREGLRLQHAEVRVPHFARSFTLGPEFDTSKIEAKLQDGVLKLSIPRREEARPRRIEVAVD
- a CDS encoding xanthine dehydrogenase family protein molybdopterin-binding subunit; this translates as MSVKDEEINEGRRRFLLSGALVVSFSMVPGVGAMAQEVIADEGAAVHVGKETQALAGSLKTNPYLDSWIRIDRAGKVTVYTGKVELGTGVRTALLQIAAEELDMAPSLITFLTADTGASPDEGLTAGSHTIADSGSALLNASAQVRGLLVDAAAQHFGVAGSVLSARNAVIKAPDGRSMTYGEAVGLVDLHRMALPVSPLKNPATFAVIGTSLPRVDIPRKVTGGVSYVQDLTMPGMLHARVVMPPVYEARLLQTNTPVILKMPGVVKVVRNGSMLAVVAKGEWQAVQAQRALAAGSQWTPGRELPDPATVHRDLKAIATQHIEIANTHAAAGAAVKTLGAKYTKRYMLHGSIGPSCAVALFKDGAMTVWTHSQGVYPLRDGLAEMLSMPKDKVRCIHVEGSGCYGHNGADDVAAHAALIAREMDGQPVRVQWMREQEQTWDHYTPAMVTEVSASLDASGSIVDWNYALWSSSHNERIVNAGRLIPAQWLEKPFVPALSVPMVQPEGGGDRNAIPLYALPNLHVVNNFSPTMPLHTSAMRSLGAHMNVFTIEMFMDELAAAAGIDPVAFRLKHMQDPRARDVIQLAAAKFGWPRAPRKRNHGVGFAFAKYKNLMAYVAIAVEVSVVPETGQVILEHAEAAVDSGQIVNPDGIRNQIEGGVIQSASWTLYEQLQFDTKRIRSFDWSSYPILRFSAVPRSVNVHLIDQPGAPFLGAAEASMGPTAGALGNALFDATGKRLRDLPLAGEGLRKLIDV